In the genome of Aspergillus luchuensis IFO 4308 DNA, chromosome 2, nearly complete sequence, one region contains:
- a CDS encoding uncharacterized protein (COG:S;~EggNog:ENOG410PPYX;~InterPro:IPR001077,IPR036388,IPR016461,IPR029063, IPR036390;~PFAM:PF00891;~go_function: GO:0008168 - methyltransferase activity [Evidence IEA];~go_function: GO:0008171 - O-methyltransferase activity [Evidence IEA]) translates to MGSIVHRDEALQQSLEQLISATNVYQKSLSDEDRYKVLMNATQLIQTLRGPADMLYAQFENAANTGAVRTLLEAGAFEAIPTGGKSISATEISEKTGMDKELVVRHMRAATPVGPFREVGEEQYAHTPFSEIYLVPQMRAVYTSMMHDFVPGMMRNCEFLRQKNWKNEITLRNNPYSLVHNCEGKTAFEHLYENPSNFRRFNESMKAADSMLVTTGLYPFTQELGPLASDDTVTLVDIGGGRGHVIRQIKETEPDLKGRFILQDQASVIEDNGDEIQKYGIEAMGHDFFNPQPVKGALAYYIRRCLHNWPNDESQKILSNLAGAMDREKSRVLITEHIVPDVGGSMFHAWMDQTMMTFGGLERSTKDWAHLLDISGLELVKVWRAPGVPVGVVEARLK, encoded by the exons ATGGGATCGATTGTCCACAGAGATGAGGCTCTCCAGCAGAGTCTGGAACAACTCATATCTGCTACGAACGTATATCAGAAGAGCCTCTCAGATGAAGATCGATACAAAGTCTTGATGAACGCAACGCAATTGATCCAGACCTTACGTGGTCCAGCAGATATGCTTTATGCGCAGTTTGAAAAT GCTGCCAACACAGGAGCCGTACGAACACTTCTAGAGGCGGGTGCTTTCGAAGCGATCCCTACCGGAGGCAAGAGTATCTCGGCTACCGAGATATCGGAGAAGACGGGGATGGATAAAGAACTGGTTG TTCGACACATGCGCGCCGCCACTCCAGTTGGTCCCTTCCGCGAAGTTGGAGAGGAGCAGTACGCCCACACACCCTTCTCGGAAATCTATCTTGTGCCGCAAATGCGAGCAGTCTACACCTCCAT GATGCACGATTTCGTTCCCGGTATGATGCGGAACTGCGAATTCCTCCGTCAAAAGAATTGGAAGAACGAGATAACTCTTCGCAACAACCCTTATTCATTGGTTCACAACTGCGAAGGCAAGACCGCGTTTGAGCATCTGTACGAAAATCCTAGCAACTTCCGCCGCTTCAACGAATCCATGAAGGCCGCGGACTCAATGCTAGTCACAACGGGCCTGTACCCATTTACTCAGGAACTAGGTCCCCTGGCAAGCGATGATACGGTCACTTTGGTTGACATCGGGGGTGGTCGGGGCCATGTCATTCGGCAAATCAAGGAGACCGAGCCCGATCTCAAGGGCCGGTTTATTCTTCAAGACCAGGCGAGTGTAATAGAGGATAACGGTGACGAGATTCAGAAGTACGGAATCGAGGCCATGGGACATGACTTTTTCAATCCACAGCCGGTCAAGG GAGCTTTGGCATACTATATTCGACGCTGTCTCCACAACTGGCCCAACGACGAAAGTCAGAAGATCTTATCTAACTTGGCTGGAGCCATGGATAGAGAGAAGTCTCGCGTGCTGATCACGGAGCATATTGTGCCTGATGTCGGCGGATCGATGTTTCATGCCTGGATGGATcagacgatgatgactttTGGTGGCCTCGAACGGTCGACGAAGGACTGGGCTCATCTCTTGGATATCTCGGGCCTGGAGTTGGTTAAGGTGTGGCGGGCTCCTGGGGTGCCtgttggggttgtggagGCTAGATTGAAGTGA
- the TEF3_2 gene encoding translational elongation factor EF-1 alpha (COG:J;~EggNog:ENOG410PGET): protein MSTQAPPLSCCKGILGKYATSCKGQGACIFLAFIEIDNHLDSTPSEYIQWRFQTGEDREAMDRANKIVTDEDEKAMDKIYKIEGQPRRVIGIHARRKFKNSYQYECSFSLGH, encoded by the exons ATGTCCACGCAGGCGCCGCCTCTATCCTGCTGCAAGGGAATACTCGGCAAGTACGCAACGTCTTGCAAGGGGCAGGGGGCTTGCATAT TTCTTGCCTTCATTGAGATTGATAACCACCTCGACTCTACTCCCTCCGAGTACATCCAGTGGCGTTTCCAGACCGGTGAGGACCGTGAGGCCATGGACCGTGCCAACAAGATCGtcaccgacgaggatgagaaggccaTGGACAAGATCTACAAGATCGAGGGCCAGCCCCGTCGTGTCATTGGTATCCACGCTCGTCGTAAGTTCAAGAACAGCTACCAATACGAGTGTTCGTTTTCGCTGGGTCATTGA
- a CDS encoding YbhB/YbcL family Raf kinase inhibitor-like protein (COG:S;~EggNog:ENOG410PU56;~InterPro:IPR036610,IPR008914,IPR035810;~PFAM:PF01161;~SECRETED:SignalP(1-30)), which translates to MRSSQIFTSFLAVGLAAAATPSSFTPSVDADVGVVFTEDGGHLTLKSGALVNQNWTINTPTLYLEDTTSTKDEYVLIMIDPTINEDGVSTAALHWYQPYLAYSSGVLEISNTSAPNAEYVYPTPLEGPAHDYILLLYSQPEDYSLPVCLESLLPATDAARLGFNLDEFEEVTGLGTPVAANWFQVVNPTPATTTYAITSTLVSTYACEATATSST; encoded by the exons ATGCGTTCTTCCCAAATCttcacttcttttcttgctgtcGGCCTCGCGGCAGCGGCGACTCCCTCCAGCTTTACTCCGTCTGTCGACGCGGACGTTGGCGTGGTCTTCACCGAAGATGGGGGCCACCTAACTCTCAAATCTGGAGCCTTGGTCAACCAGAACT GGACCATCAATACCCCTACCTTGTACCTGGAGgacaccacctccaccaaggACGAGTACGTCCTCATCATGATTGACCCAACCATCAATGAGGATGGTGTCTCAACGGCCGCCCTACACTGGTACCAGCCATACCTAGCCTACTCGTCTGGTGTCTTAGAGATTAGCAACACCAGCGCCCCAAACGCGGAGTATGTCTACCCGACACCGCTGGAAGGGCCTGCCCACGATTACATCCTGCTGCTGTACAGCCAGCCAGAGGACTACTCCctgcctgtctgtcttgaGAGCTTGCTGCCTGCAACAGACGCGGCTCGTCTTGGATTCAATCTTGATGAGTTCGAGGAAGTAACGGGCTTGGGTACTCCCGTGGCGGCGAATTGGTTTCAGGTCGTGAACCCTACCCCGGCGACTACCACTTATGCGATCACGTCTACTCTCGTTTCCACATACGCGTGTGAGGCCACCGCTACTTCTAGCACATGA
- a CDS encoding uncharacterized protein (COG:S;~EggNog:ENOG410Q1B6;~SECRETED:SignalP(1-19)): MQLLLLLAATLSLGAGTLASPAPVSNSIESRAYHWHGCGAGIECHSASDCWASEDCVQTALGSTANIHCGQDSYPTACWADWTD; the protein is encoded by the exons ATGCAGttactcctcctcctcgctgcAACTTTGAGTCTCGGTGCAGGAACTCTGGCTTCCCCTGCACCGGTTTCTAACAGTATCGAGTCGCGGGCTTATCATTGGCATGGTTGTGGCGCCGGTATCGAG TGCCATTCTGCCAGTGACTGTTGGGCTTCCGAGGATTGTGTGCAGACTGCCCTTGGT AGCACCGCCAATATCCACTGTGGACAAGATAGTTACCCCACGGCTTGCTGGGCG GATTGGACCGATTAG